In Centropristis striata isolate RG_2023a ecotype Rhode Island chromosome 15, C.striata_1.0, whole genome shotgun sequence, a genomic segment contains:
- the si:ch211-114c12.2 gene encoding serine/arginine repetitive matrix protein 1 produces the protein MVRPHFGPPRLKPRPYGDGHDIGPSEGNYNPNSKGRRDVQGYPPKAPFNWRDSRGRGRPPIVKRAPLMGEQREPRFNNWRSQNQDSFQPYPPKMEPHHSQRRPSPSRQNRSPHVQHPSSSRSPAQGSLSHRGPPFHGHPSGHRSPSPRHFRNHPADRRPGSMPGNQGSFRGHKRQSGFQHQEQRGRDPRGNYSPRERPHEHSGHGMKRWNEHGSFSHPHNGEHGPSGSQRSPREMHGRGPCPERWSSEQDSRRQRGPGERQGSRSHSRERAQDVPHLPPFRSPSWKGGPAPSTSYHRNPQERQMGGPRKRRISDISMPSSNPAQEHGNPKHPRRERPQLLNIPRPFGGKPLSLRDKSYLVKSRQVRAESLMKLRIPPSVKPRPHLDDTSSRENVSSVLAIRKKRFQANAAPLRKLEPRRGKPQQSPPREEGNSSKSSRDSGSREKEQVESRRSLTTHRSSPIEKRDLVVLSHWPPGPSSSSKDGSPSKDRSPRPKSERGSDHDASPNSRLSKMNDSRSSPEDRRRGYVDKRMFRPFNNMMQDNHRSWRPFRRPGPGPGPGPMQRPKFTGGPRKMGPDMSGNFRRPLMESLVPRPFPNQRPVFRKTHSIMSKYRNMRVMRQRAPYNRGPNQQRW, from the exons ATGGTTCGACCACATTTTGGACCACCACGTTTGAAGCCCAG ACCTTATGGAGATGGTCACGACATTGGACCCAGTGAAGGGAATTACAACCCCAACTCCAAAGGTCGAAGAGATGTTCAGGGCTACCCACCAAAAGCCCCTTTTAACTGGAGAGATTCCAGAGGTAGAGGACGACCCCCGATTGTTAAAAGAGCTCCCCTGATGGGTGAGCAGAGGGAACCACGTTTCAATAACTGGAGGTCCCAGAATCAGGATTCCTTTCAGCCGTACCCTCCCAAAATGGAACCACACCACAGCCAGAGGAGACCATCTCCATCTAGGCAAAACCGCTCCCCCCATGTCCAGCATCCGTCTTCCTCTCGCAGTCCTGCACAAGGATCCCTGAGTCACAGGGGCCCACCGTTCCATGGCCACCCCTCAGGTCACAGGTCACCCTCACCAAGACATTTTCGCAACCACCCAGCAGACAGGAGGCCAGGCTCCATGCCGGGCAACCAGGGGTCGTTCAGGGGCCACAAAAGGCAGTCAGGTTTTCAGCATCAGGAGCAGAGAGGTCGAGACCCCCGTGGGAATTACAGTCCCAGAGAACGGCCCCATGAGCACTCAGGTCATGGCATGAAGCGCTGGAACGAGCACGGATCGTTCTCTCACCCTCACAATGGAGAACATGGGCCCTCTGGGTCACAGAGGAGCCCCAGAGAGATGCATGGGAGAGGCCCATGTCCAGAGAG GTGGTCATCTGAGCAAGACTCCAGGCGGCAGCGTGGTCCAGGGGAGAGGCAGGGCAGCAGATCCCACAGTAGAGAGAGGGCACAGGATGTCCCTCACCTGCCCCCTTTCAGATCTCCCTCATGGAAAGGAGGTCCAGCACCGTCAACCTCCTACCACAGGAACCCTCAGGAGAGGCAAATGGGAGGACCTCGCAAGAGGAGGATATCAGACATCAGCATGCCCTCTTCAAATCCTGCACAGGAGCATGGCAATCCAAAACACCCCAGGAGAGAGAGGCCTCAGCTGCTCAATATCCCCAGGCCATTTGGTGGTAAACCTTTGTCTCTTAGAGATAAAAGTTACTTGGTAAAGAGCAGACAAGTCAGAGCAGAGTCTCTCATGAAGCTCAGAATACCCCCATCTGTGAAACCCAGGCCACACCTGGACGACACTTCCTCACGGGAAAATGTCAGCTCTGTTCTTGCCATCAGGAAAAAACGCTTCCAGGCAAATGCAGCCCCCCTGAGAAAGCTGGAACCAAGAAGGGGAAAACCACAGCAGTCACCCCCCAGAGAAGAAGGCAATTCCAGCAAGTCTTCAAGAGACTCTGGTTCAAGAGAGAAAGAACAGGTGGAGTCTCGCCGGTCCCTGACCACACACAG ATCTTCTCCCATAGAGAAACGTGACCTTGTTGTTTTGTCCCACTGGCCACCTGGCCCGAGCTCGTCCTCCAAGGACGGCTCCCCTTCTAAAGATCGCAGCCCGAGGCCAAAGAGTG AACGCGGTTCAGATCACGATGCCTCACCCAACAGCCGACTCTCAAAGATGAATGATTCCAGATCATCACCTGAAGACCGAAGACGGGGCTACGTTGATAAGAGGATGTTTAG GCCATTTAATAATATGATGCAGGACAACCACAGATCTTGGAGGCCCTTCAGGAGACCAGGAccgggaccaggaccaggacccaTGCAG AGACCAAAGTTTACTGGTGGTCCACGGAAGATGGGCCCTGACATGTCAGGAAATTTTAGAAGACCACTCATG GAGAGCTTAGTGCCACGTCCCTTCCCAAATCAGAGGCCAGTGTTCAGAAAAACTCACAGTATCATGTCCAAATACCGCAACATGAGAGTGATGCGTCAGCGTGCACCGTACAACCGAGGGCCTAACCAACAACGCTGGTGA
- the map7d2a gene encoding MAP7 domain-containing protein 2a, with amino-acid sequence MAKTVTSSGAITGEKMAPPSITLLPEKRSPTNGHSSPARTGKTTPSNTEKKPQINGHASPSHLAANAGKQIVEGYMKTDDRMRLAKERREERERSLAAREQLIREKERRARLQYERTVEERWRRLEEQRQKEELRRAAVEEKRRQQLEEDRERLEALMKRSLERSLQLEQRTKRWSRGCPAGAGDSENAPLPFSAASAFSHGIASPLPAVSESAPCSPHRSPFRGSLNPADHNRAGLQGGSQSTPNTPKKERLRRERRTGSPCCGSPVRRSESPASVTRHLASPTTSKLASKMRSQSPSNSHQYHYSPTRHRSHLSPDGLRAEDKNSDQSKVVKRNTDINSTNEKNVVNNEIAKSKSSKSETLDKHLKGETSERNQSPVRKEHMSPKVDSSEKKTQSNTQDGDKKKEAAPCASTGKVAAGTTNAEEATRLLAERRRQARAQKELEEKKREQDEEERLREEQRRKQLAQEQRQQEAQAQQVKEEELHRLKQEEDKRKKEQQEKELQTQMDKEKEKSQVLAQEDAERQRQDRELQKQQEEEERQLRKKRIEEIMKRTRKGEADLKKEEQVETQPVSPPGEVKTVQSNTQVNEQAIKKVGFQVKEQVTVKECATVKKEAATAAAAAAQMDTQKSLQVKNNTQKVTPTHSVPDKRPDAKQACDEHGREGKACVLKQQGREEDMNVNKQHRAHVKAVDQINKELTADAKVLKKDGGMMNGAVNSGGSALKRSHVTAEVSKQQSQRVTTAAKGGPQMEVVRPPVAPLPLGHLSPPVIKLEPLDVKGSGDEVQSMEVSPASREELISIPEFSPVNEIQHSSVSNTRALEDLMDLTGSVTYPKLSSEGNIGDCNKNLIEGVVSPMSDSKLIGMTPPSSNKLSIQ; translated from the exons ATGGCGAAAACAGTCACATCATCCGGTGCAATAACAG ggGAAAAGATGGCCCCACCGTCCATCACTCTACTTCCTGAGAAGAGATCTCCGACAAACGGTCACAGCTCTCCAGCCCGAACCGGGAAAACTA CTCCATCCAACACAGAGAAGAAGCCACAAATAAACGGACATGCATCACCTTCACACTTAGCAGCAAATGCAGGTAAACAAA TTGTGGAGGGTTACATGAAAACAGACGACAGGATGCGATTAGCCAAAGAGAGAcgtgaggagagggagagaagcctGG CGGCCCGCGAGCAGCTGATCAGGGAGAAGGAGCGCAGAGCTCGGCTGCAGTACGAGCGCACAGTGGAGGAACGCTGGAGGCGGCTGGAGGAGCAGAGGCAGAAAGAGGAGCTCCGCAGAGCTGcagtggaggagaagaggaggcaaCAGCTCGAGGAGGACAGG GAGCGACTGGAGGCCCTTATGAAACGCTCTCTGGAGCGAAGCCTTCAGCTGGAGCAAAGGACCAAACGCTGGAGCAGAGGCTGCCCTGCAGGAGCAG GTGACAGTGAGAATGCCCCACTCCCTTTCTCTGCTGCCTCCGCCTTTTCCCATGGCATTGCCTCCCCCCTTCCTGCTGTCAGCGAATCTG CGCCCTGCAGCCCTCACAGGTCACCTTTCCGTGGTTCGCTGAACCCTGCAGATCACAACAGAGCTGGACTTCAAGGAGGATCTCAGTCCACCCCAAACACCCCCAAG AAAGAGCGGCTGCGCAGGGAGAGAAGAACTGGTTCTCCGTGTTGTGGATCCCCTGTGAGAAGATCCGAATCCCCTGCTAGTGTCACGAGACACTTGGCTTCCCCGACTACCTCCAA GCTGGCATCTAAAATGCGTTCCCAGTCTCCTAGCAATTCACATCAGTACCATTACTCTCCAACAAGACATCGCTCACACCTGTCTCCTGATGGTCTGCGGGCAGAAGACAAGAACAGCGACCAATCCAAAGTGGTGAAGAGGAATACAGACATCAACAGCACGAATGAGAAGAATGTGGTCAACAATGAAATCGCCAAATCCAAATCATCTAAAAGTGAAACCTTGGACAAGCATCTCAAAGGTGAAACATCTGAAAGAAATCAGTCCCCAGTCAGGAAGGAGCACATGTCCCCCAAAGTGGACTCCTCAGAGAAGAAGACGCAGAGCAACACTCAGGATGGAGACAAGAAAAAAG AGGCAGCACCATGTGCGTCCACGGGGAAGGTGGCAGCTGGCACAACAAACGCAGAGGAGGCAACCAGGCTGCTGGCAGAGCGAAGGCGCCAGGCTCGAGCTCAGAAAGAACTGGAGGAGAAAAAGCGGGAACAAGATGAAGAAGAGCG ACTCAGGGAAGAGCAGCGGAGGAAGCAGCTCGCACAGGAGCAGCGACAGCAGGAGGCACAGGCTCAACAAGTGAAGGAGGAAGAGCTTCACAGGCTGAAACAAGAAGAAGACAAACGAaagaaggagcagcaggagaaggagCTGCAGACTCAGATGGACAAAGAg aaagaaaaaagccaAGTCCTGGCTCAGGAGGACGCAGAACGTCAGCGGCAAGACAGAGAGCTGCAGAAGcaacaagaagaagaggaaagacAACTAAGAAAAAAG AGAATTGAGGAGATCATGAAGAGAACTAGGAAGGGTGAAGCTGACTTGAAG aaggaggagcaggtggaGACGCAGCCCGTCTCACCACCAG GTGAAGTAAAGACGGTTCAATCTAATACTCAGGTGAATGAGCAAGCAATCAAAAAGGTTGGGTTTCAGGTTAAAGAGCAGGTCACAGTAAAGGAATGTGCTACTGTGAAGAAAGAAGCAGCtacagcagctgcagctgcagcacagaTGGACACTCAGAAGAGTTTGCAAGTCAAAAACAACACTCAAAAAGTGACACCGACACACAGTGTTCCTGACAAGAGACCAGACGCCAAGCAAGCCTGTGACGAGCATGGCAGAGAGGGCAAAGCCTGCGTTCTCAAGCAgcaggggagagaggaggacatGAATGTGAACAAGCAGCACAGAGCACATGTTAAAGCAGTGgaccaaataaataaagagcTGACAGCAGATGCCAAAGTCCTCAAAAAGGATGGTGGGATGATGAATGGAGCCGTGAACAGCGGAGGAAGTGCCTTGAAGAGAAGCCATGTAACTGCTGAGGTAAGCAAACAGCAAAGCCAACGTGTGACGACAGCTGCTAAAGGAGGGCCCCAGATGGAGGTTGTTAGACCCCCTGTGGCCCCCCTGCCGCTGGGACACCTATCCCCACCTGTCATCAAGCTGGAGCCGCTGGATGTGAAGGGATCCGGTGATGAGGTGCAGTCTATGGAGGTCAG CCCTGCTTCAAGGGAAGAACTGATTTCAATCCCAGAGTTCTCACCAGTCAACGAGATCCAGCACAGCAGTGTGAGTAACACCCGCGCTCTGGAAGACCTGATGGACCTGACAGGCAGCGTCACCTACCCAAAACTGTCCTCTGAGGGCAACATAGGCGACTGCAACAAGAACCTCATTGAGGGTGTTGTTAGTCCCATGTCGGACTCAAAGCTTATTGGGATGACGCCGCCATCCTCAAATAAACTTAGCATCCAGTAG